The following proteins are co-located in the Pirellulales bacterium genome:
- a CDS encoding sigma-54-dependent Fis family transcriptional regulator: MALAPLPAVDADAPLPGIIGGGEAMKQVYRITRQVARSSASVLLLGETGTGKELIAHAIHAHSRRRDRPFVRVNCGALSESLLESELFGHVRGAFTGAIDNRTGRFEAAHQGTIFLDEINSTTLHLQVKLLRVLQEREFERVGDTKTVRVDTRVIAASNRDLLDLAADGQFREDLFYRLNVVPIYLPPLRQRTEDIPLLVSYFLNFYNEKNDRYVTHIDPKALEAMQRYAWPGNVRELQNYVERAVVMAAGDELTCDLLPEAVISGKQPRSVGPRVMNLAELTEELVSRGLADAPDAAEDVHAQIVDRVEREVIAQVMAACDNVQIKAAARLGINRNTLHKKLKQYGLDGEDGV, from the coding sequence ATGGCCCTCGCCCCGTTGCCTGCCGTCGATGCAGACGCCCCGCTGCCGGGGATCATCGGCGGCGGCGAGGCGATGAAGCAGGTCTACCGCATCACCCGGCAAGTCGCCCGCTCCAGCGCCTCGGTGTTGCTGTTGGGCGAAACGGGAACCGGCAAGGAGCTGATCGCCCACGCGATCCACGCTCACAGCCGGCGCCGCGATCGCCCCTTCGTCCGCGTCAACTGCGGGGCCCTCAGCGAGAGCTTGCTCGAAAGCGAGCTGTTCGGCCACGTGCGGGGCGCCTTCACCGGGGCCATCGACAACCGCACCGGACGGTTCGAGGCGGCCCACCAGGGGACGATCTTTCTCGACGAGATCAACTCGACCACGCTGCACCTGCAAGTGAAGCTCTTGCGAGTGCTCCAAGAGCGAGAGTTCGAACGGGTCGGCGACACGAAGACCGTGCGAGTCGACACCCGGGTCATCGCCGCCAGCAACCGCGACTTGCTCGATCTGGCCGCCGACGGCCAATTTCGCGAGGACTTGTTCTACCGGCTCAACGTCGTGCCGATCTATCTGCCGCCGCTGCGGCAACGGACCGAAGACATCCCGCTGTTGGTGAGCTACTTCCTGAACTTCTACAATGAGAAGAACGACCGCTACGTGACCCACATCGATCCCAAGGCCCTCGAGGCGATGCAGCGGTACGCCTGGCCGGGGAACGTGCGCGAGCTGCAGAACTACGTCGAGCGGGCGGTCGTCATGGCCGCGGGGGACGAGCTGACATGCGACCTGCTGCCCGAGGCGGTGATCAGCGGAAAGCAGCCCCGCAGCGTCGGCCCGCGGGTGATGAATCTCGCCGAATTGACCGAGGAATTGGTCAGTCGCGGGCTGGCCGACGCCCCTGACGCGGCCGAGGACGTCCACGCCCAGATCGTCGACCGGGTCGAGCGGGAGGTCATCGCCCAAGTGATGGCGGCGTGCGACAATGTGCAGATCAAGGCCGCCGCACGGTTAGGGATCAACCGCAACACGCTTCACAAGAAACTGAAACAGTACGGACTGGACGGAGAGGACGGCGTCTAG
- the argH gene encoding argininosuccinate lyase, whose product MFDGDSDPAAVKLVEKFTESVSFDARLYAQDVAGSIAHAQMLASVGVLSADEVEQIVAGLTAIHDDIEAGAFVFRQELEDVHMNIERALVERIGDVGRKLHTGRSRNDQVSTDFRLWIREAIDRTDRLLANLQRAFVGRCEHDAGVILPGYTHLQRAQPVLANHYWLAYAEKFERDRQRLADCRRRVNLLPLGTAALAGTTVPIDRRQVAEALGFEGLVANSIDSSSDRDFAIEFAFVLTLVAEHLSTLAEEWILWSTVEFRFLRLPQAFCTGSSIMPQKINPDVLELIRGKTARVVGNLQALLVLVKGLPLAYNRDLQEDKQRVFDSADTVEACLTLAAAVAAGAELNREAIADRLELGYLDATTLMELLIARDVPQRTAHEIIGKLVGIAMKRGVPLAELPAEEFAAAHPALDASVTDVLGCERAIAAFVSEGSTAPKLVAEQVAAWRQRLELD is encoded by the coding sequence GTGTTCGATGGGGATTCGGACCCCGCCGCCGTAAAACTCGTCGAGAAGTTCACCGAGAGCGTGAGCTTTGACGCCCGGCTGTACGCCCAGGACGTCGCCGGCTCGATCGCCCACGCCCAGATGCTCGCGTCGGTCGGGGTCCTGTCAGCCGACGAGGTCGAGCAGATCGTCGCCGGCCTGACCGCGATCCACGACGACATCGAAGCCGGCGCCTTCGTCTTCCGCCAGGAGCTGGAAGACGTCCACATGAACATCGAGCGGGCGCTCGTCGAGCGGATCGGCGACGTCGGCCGCAAGCTCCACACCGGCCGCAGCCGCAACGATCAGGTCTCGACCGACTTCCGGCTTTGGATCCGCGAGGCGATCGACCGGACTGACCGCCTGCTGGCCAACCTGCAACGAGCGTTCGTCGGGCGATGCGAGCACGACGCCGGGGTCATTCTGCCGGGCTACACCCATCTGCAACGGGCCCAGCCGGTGCTGGCCAACCACTACTGGCTCGCCTACGCGGAGAAGTTCGAGCGGGACCGCCAGCGATTGGCCGACTGCCGCCGCCGCGTGAACCTGCTCCCCCTGGGAACCGCCGCCCTGGCCGGCACCACCGTGCCGATCGACCGCCGGCAAGTGGCCGAGGCCCTGGGCTTCGAGGGACTTGTGGCCAACAGCATCGACAGTTCCAGCGACCGCGACTTCGCGATCGAGTTCGCCTTCGTCCTGACGCTGGTCGCCGAGCACCTCAGCACCCTGGCTGAAGAATGGATCCTGTGGTCGACCGTCGAGTTCCGGTTCCTGCGGCTTCCGCAGGCGTTTTGCACCGGCTCGTCGATCATGCCGCAGAAAATCAACCCCGACGTACTCGAGCTGATCCGGGGCAAGACGGCCCGGGTGGTGGGCAATCTGCAGGCCCTCTTGGTGCTGGTCAAGGGCCTTCCCTTGGCCTACAACCGCGACCTGCAAGAAGACAAGCAGCGGGTGTTCGATTCGGCCGACACGGTCGAGGCGTGCTTGACGCTGGCTGCCGCGGTGGCGGCCGGGGCCGAGCTGAACCGCGAGGCGATCGCCGACCGGCTCGAACTGGGGTACCTCGACGCCACGACGCTCATGGAGCTGCTCATCGCCCGCGACGTGCCGCAACGGACCGCCCACGAGATCATCGGCAAGCTGGTCGGAATCGCGATGAAGCGGGGCGTGCCGCTGGCCGAATTGCCGGCTGAGGAGTTCGCCGCGGCTCACCCGGCGCTCGACGCGAGCGTGACGGACGTGCTGGGCTGCGAACGGGCGATCGCCGCGTTCGTGAGCGAAGGCTCGACGGCCCCGAAGCTCGTCGCCGAGCAGGTCGCCGCCTGGCGGCAACGCTTGGAATTGGATTGA
- a CDS encoding helix-turn-helix transcriptional regulator — MSDFGLQLCRWRRGAGLGLRTFATLIDQRTSVVSAIENGQRGPWRDPAILARVARALGVPCDAPEYEQLLDAADDERRSKARAGRRRDADASGPALAHDDALLWWNSAAEAPLEEGDVDDLRRFLGVAADAKMGEGECARDETHEALDPLPLTELSIEWRARRTLGRRGHAAGVEPVDVEAALEDFGWQIIVVPGLLPRFSVGACAVRRAGGGLALVVDRIPADVRPAAQYRLLLAATVAPAALADTLIEAAELARAEGSRRPCEQFALAMLLPSRAVSAAAEQAYRDLVAARGVSALELALREIRNRLATQLAAPAELVERRLNAWPCRVFDRVRLAIEAEEPTLPPLDWLPEWRPTRQQRLFT, encoded by the coding sequence ATGTCCGATTTCGGCCTCCAGCTTTGTCGTTGGCGTCGCGGCGCGGGGCTGGGGTTGCGCACGTTTGCGACCTTGATCGATCAGCGCACCTCGGTCGTCAGCGCAATCGAGAACGGCCAGCGGGGGCCGTGGCGCGATCCGGCGATCCTGGCCCGCGTGGCCCGAGCGCTCGGCGTGCCGTGCGACGCCCCAGAGTACGAGCAACTGCTCGACGCGGCCGACGACGAGCGCCGTTCCAAGGCCCGAGCCGGTCGTCGTCGCGACGCTGACGCGAGCGGTCCGGCGCTCGCGCACGACGACGCCCTGTTGTGGTGGAACTCTGCGGCCGAAGCGCCGCTCGAGGAAGGGGACGTCGACGACTTGCGGCGGTTCCTCGGCGTCGCCGCCGACGCCAAGATGGGCGAAGGGGAGTGCGCCCGGGACGAGACTCACGAGGCGCTCGACCCGCTGCCGCTCACCGAATTGTCGATCGAGTGGCGCGCCCGTCGCACGCTCGGTCGTCGCGGGCACGCTGCGGGGGTCGAGCCGGTCGACGTCGAGGCGGCGCTCGAAGACTTCGGCTGGCAGATCATCGTCGTGCCGGGGCTCTTGCCGCGGTTCAGCGTCGGGGCGTGTGCGGTGCGCCGCGCGGGAGGCGGGCTCGCCCTGGTCGTCGACCGCATCCCGGCCGACGTCCGCCCGGCGGCGCAGTACCGCTTGCTCTTGGCCGCCACCGTCGCCCCCGCGGCGCTTGCCGACACTCTGATCGAGGCCGCCGAGCTTGCACGAGCCGAGGGCTCGCGACGCCCCTGCGAGCAGTTCGCCCTGGCGATGCTGCTCCCCAGTCGGGCGGTCAGCGCCGCGGCCGAGCAAGCGTATCGCGACCTCGTCGCGGCGCGGGGCGTCTCCGCGTTGGAACTCGCCTTGCGCGAGATCCGCAATCGGCTGGCAACCCAACTGGCGGCGCCCGCCGAGTTGGTCGAGCGCCGGCTGAACGCTTGGCCGTGCCGAGTGTTCGACCGCGTACGCCTGGCGATCGAGGCCGAGGAGCCGACCCTCCCGCCGCTCGACTGGCTCCCCGAGTGGCGCCCGACGCGGCAGCAGCGGCTGTTCACCTAA
- a CDS encoding SNF2 helicase associated domain-containing protein has protein sequence MRNRYQGAKKLRIARGALTAAPRSALADADVAPILIACSTPDVQHARGKDILPMHVAKQFSSQFAAATRSNGESYFRREAVQILDADPLGFTANVKGSRSRPYQVDFDCSDGQDGVNASCTCPHYREGSFCKHIWATLLTLEREGWETGEFRIRGGLLHDFDDDDVEDAFDSALEFARSQGDSRTKSARRPAKAASSRSWDVQLASFPVPASLAPVQGDRALSKPRQALFVLDVGQSHTAGALVVHLYQQDRKKNSQWSKPRQLKAGRRPDPAFSPEDQRLLALALGNYAGTSYGYGSYSIPLHALLNDAASQIEIIPALHEVLLPELCATGRFGWVLSDASQADPPRPLAWEPGPAWQFRLVVDDRPKKKQWLVRGEFIRDEETRTIDDPVLLLSSGIVVWPDTLARLQEGCDWRWLTMLRKIGPVEVPYKDRESLIGNLWGYGAAATALLPPNLQVPCEELAPRPVLRIVEPDSDSRRNPRKDDSRLFADVAFQYGDNVLALDDPTSVLLGENAESVHLRDRRSEVQALTRLDDWGFGLAPKNYYPGPPAPFAFPRKHFSSLVQTLAGEGWHIEAQGVRIRQAGQFKLSVASGVDWFDVDARVDFDGVSATLPALLAAARNQDRFVRLDDGTHGLLPEEWLKRFAPLAELAQIEGDQLRFRASQALILDTLLEERAGEIELALDAQFRKVRDRLATFRGIAPAVAPRGFQGELRPYQQEGIGWLKFLADFGLGGCLADDMGLGKTIQLLAHLQARKTSPAANKNKLPALVVAPKTLVFNWLLEAKRFTPRLKTLAYVGKERRDATETLADVDLVVTTYGTLRRDIEDLQRQPFDYVVLDEAQAIKNDSSITAKSVRLLRANHRLALTGTPVENHLGELWSLFEFLNPGMLGRAGAFKDLARRQADTADALEPLRRGLAPFILRRTKQQVLKDLPEKTEQTLYCDLLPADRKRYDELRDYYRGALLNRIEDKGLNQSKMQVLEALLRLRQTACHAGLVDKKLVAKPSAKLDALHEQLAEIADEGHKALVFSQFTSLLAIVRQRLDADGTPYEYLDGRTRNRQERVDRFQNDPACPLFLISLKAGGCGLNLTAADYVFLLDPWWNPAVEAQAIDRAHRIGQQRPVFAYRLIARDTVEEKILQLQEHKRELADAIVSGDKSLLSALTADDLRLLLS, from the coding sequence TTGCGCAATCGTTATCAAGGGGCGAAGAAGCTTCGAATCGCCCGCGGAGCGCTCACGGCGGCGCCCCGTTCGGCGTTGGCAGACGCCGACGTCGCCCCCATACTGATCGCGTGCTCCACCCCCGACGTGCAACACGCCCGTGGCAAGGACATCCTCCCGATGCATGTCGCCAAGCAATTCTCGTCTCAGTTCGCCGCGGCCACCCGGAGCAATGGGGAAAGCTATTTCCGCCGGGAAGCCGTTCAAATCCTCGACGCCGATCCCCTGGGCTTCACGGCCAACGTGAAGGGATCTCGCAGCCGGCCGTATCAGGTCGACTTCGATTGCTCCGATGGACAGGACGGGGTGAACGCCTCGTGCACTTGCCCCCATTACAGGGAAGGCTCGTTCTGCAAACACATTTGGGCGACGCTGCTGACGCTGGAACGAGAAGGCTGGGAGACCGGGGAGTTCCGCATACGCGGCGGCTTGCTTCACGACTTTGACGACGACGATGTTGAGGACGCATTCGATTCCGCGTTGGAATTCGCCCGGTCTCAGGGCGACTCGCGAACGAAGTCGGCAAGACGTCCCGCGAAAGCCGCCTCGTCCCGTTCGTGGGACGTGCAACTCGCTTCGTTTCCGGTCCCCGCATCGCTCGCTCCGGTGCAGGGCGATCGCGCCTTGTCCAAACCGCGCCAAGCCCTGTTCGTACTCGACGTCGGGCAGTCGCACACGGCCGGGGCGTTGGTCGTCCATCTCTATCAGCAAGATCGAAAAAAGAACAGCCAGTGGAGCAAGCCGAGGCAGCTCAAGGCCGGCCGCCGCCCTGATCCGGCATTCTCCCCCGAGGACCAGCGACTGCTCGCGCTGGCGCTCGGCAACTACGCCGGAACGTCCTACGGCTACGGCTCCTATTCGATTCCGCTCCACGCCCTCCTCAACGACGCCGCGTCGCAAATTGAAATCATTCCTGCGTTGCACGAGGTGCTGCTCCCCGAGTTGTGCGCGACTGGTCGTTTCGGCTGGGTCTTGAGCGACGCGTCCCAGGCCGATCCGCCGCGTCCGTTGGCATGGGAGCCCGGCCCGGCGTGGCAGTTCCGGCTGGTCGTCGACGACCGGCCGAAGAAAAAACAATGGCTCGTCCGGGGCGAGTTCATCCGCGACGAGGAGACCCGCACGATCGACGACCCTGTGCTTCTGCTCTCGTCGGGAATCGTCGTCTGGCCGGACACGCTGGCCCGCCTGCAGGAAGGCTGCGACTGGCGCTGGCTGACCATGCTCCGCAAGATCGGCCCGGTCGAAGTCCCGTACAAGGATCGTGAGTCGCTAATCGGCAATCTCTGGGGCTACGGCGCCGCCGCGACGGCGCTGCTGCCGCCCAATCTTCAGGTCCCCTGCGAGGAGCTTGCCCCTCGACCCGTGCTGCGCATCGTGGAACCCGATTCCGACAGTCGCCGCAACCCCCGCAAAGACGACAGTCGCTTGTTCGCCGACGTTGCGTTTCAATACGGCGACAACGTACTGGCCCTCGACGACCCGACCAGCGTTCTGCTCGGCGAGAACGCCGAGTCGGTGCATCTCCGCGATCGCCGCAGCGAGGTCCAAGCCCTGACGCGACTCGACGATTGGGGATTCGGCCTCGCCCCGAAGAATTACTACCCGGGCCCCCCCGCGCCGTTTGCGTTCCCCAGGAAGCATTTCAGTTCGCTCGTCCAGACTCTCGCCGGCGAAGGCTGGCACATCGAGGCCCAAGGCGTGCGAATCCGCCAAGCCGGCCAGTTCAAGCTGTCGGTCGCCAGCGGCGTCGACTGGTTCGACGTCGACGCCCGGGTCGACTTCGACGGCGTCTCCGCGACGCTCCCCGCGCTGTTGGCGGCGGCGCGAAATCAGGATCGCTTCGTCCGGCTCGACGACGGCACGCACGGGCTGTTGCCGGAAGAGTGGCTGAAGCGGTTCGCCCCGCTGGCCGAGCTGGCGCAGATCGAGGGCGACCAACTGCGGTTCCGAGCCTCGCAGGCCCTCATCCTCGATACGCTGCTGGAAGAGCGGGCCGGGGAAATCGAGCTGGCCCTCGACGCGCAGTTCCGCAAAGTTCGCGACCGGTTGGCGACCTTCCGCGGCATCGCGCCGGCCGTCGCCCCGCGCGGCTTTCAGGGAGAGCTGCGCCCGTACCAGCAAGAAGGGATCGGGTGGCTCAAGTTCCTGGCCGACTTCGGGCTGGGGGGCTGCTTGGCCGACGATATGGGGCTCGGCAAAACGATCCAACTGCTCGCCCATCTCCAAGCCCGCAAAACCTCGCCCGCGGCGAACAAGAACAAGCTCCCCGCGCTGGTCGTGGCGCCCAAGACCCTGGTGTTCAACTGGCTGCTCGAGGCCAAACGCTTCACCCCCCGGCTCAAAACGCTCGCCTACGTCGGCAAAGAACGACGCGACGCGACCGAAACGCTCGCCGACGTCGACCTGGTGGTGACGACCTACGGCACGCTGCGACGCGACATCGAGGATCTCCAACGCCAGCCGTTCGACTATGTCGTGCTCGACGAGGCCCAGGCGATCAAAAACGACTCCTCGATCACGGCCAAGTCGGTTCGCCTGCTGCGGGCCAATCATCGGCTGGCGCTCACCGGCACCCCCGTCGAAAATCACTTGGGCGAGTTGTGGTCGTTGTTCGAGTTCCTCAACCCCGGCATGCTGGGGCGCGCGGGCGCGTTCAAAGACTTGGCCCGTCGGCAAGCCGACACGGCCGACGCCCTCGAACCGCTGCGGCGCGGGCTCGCCCCGTTTATCCTCCGCCGCACCAAGCAACAGGTGCTCAAGGACCTGCCCGAGAAGACCGAACAGACCCTCTATTGCGACCTGCTCCCCGCCGACCGCAAACGGTACGACGAACTGCGAGACTACTACCGCGGCGCACTCTTGAACCGGATCGAAGACAAGGGTCTCAACCAGTCCAAGATGCAGGTCCTCGAAGCCCTGCTTCGTCTGCGACAAACGGCGTGCCACGCCGGGCTCGTCGACAAGAAGCTCGTCGCCAAGCCGAGCGCCAAGCTCGACGCCCTTCACGAACAACTCGCCGAGATCGCCGACGAAGGACACAAGGCGCTCGTCTTCTCGCAGTTCACCAGCTTGTTGGCGATCGTCCGCCAGCGACTCGACGCCGACGGGACTCCCTACGAATACCTCGACGGTCGCACGCGCAATCGGCAAGAACGGGTCGATCGATTCCAGAACGACCCCGCGTGCCCGTTGTTTCTCATCAGCCTCAAGGCTGGCGGCTGCGGGCTCAATCTCACGGCTGCAGACTACGTGTTCCTGCTCGACCCGTGGTGGAACCCGGCGGTCGAGGCCCAGGCGATCGATCGGGCTCATCGTATCGGTCAGCAGCGGCCCGTCTTCGCCTATCGGCTGATCGCCCGCGACACGGTCGAGGAAAAGATCCTGCAACTCCAGGAACACAAACGCGAATTGGCTGACGCAATCGTGTCGGGCGACAAGAGCCTGCTGTCCGCCCTCACCGCCGACGACCTGCGCCTGCTGCTCAGCTAG